In the genome of Brienomyrus brachyistius isolate T26 chromosome 17, BBRACH_0.4, whole genome shotgun sequence, one region contains:
- the LOC125711509 gene encoding meiosis initiator protein-like, whose translation MAPRRSRRGDRRKEERDLCASLKEIAAMLPIRGAMLTKKETLAHVLRYLDFLWSHIQKLQAHLPSHCLPKAHGTVRGDSDSGESILSETNAELRPPANCHRAQLKHTCGKPHKPPLNIELWADVQDKQRRHYMLETNESVSEDDDATDIQSVKSGCSDWAERRSVYEEAQPVQDSDSLPSSLDSGFSLSQLVTQTVPHRGQGLEKEAEKHICDHCEAHTGSEEDSFLDSPLSGTEGILLKDHMLGSTTSVHKKHPPTIGSSLEWTSPLALFPVSDTQESLNISPSLLNSPSRGVTSHLLPEGQDYLQALFEDVWVSPKASPAKAPSSPERSLDDPVLQLRNGEELDSQRDDEDSNWSPTQRGPSWKRSTISRWPGSHSRLKKKCINGFIMFCRVNRKVYLRCHPGTPSTVVTKELANLWHIMPKQEKRVYSMKARRFSCQQNRNVKLKGEVEGEEDVVPSPLHTLLAHRDYTAARAMLQRHSHTLSCTENI comes from the exons ATGGCGCCTAGGAGATCCCGACGAGGAGACCGAAG GAAGGAAGAACGAGACCTTTGTGCCAGCCTGAAAGAGATCGCTGCTATGCTCCCCATCAGAGGCGCCATGCTCACCAAA AAGGAAACACTGGCCCATGTGCTGCGTTACCTGGACTTCCTCTGGAGCCACATACAGAAGCTACAGGCTCACCTGCCATCCCACTGCCTCCCCAAGGCTCATGGCACAG TTCGTGGGGATTCTGACTCAGGTGAGAGCATCCTTTCAGAGACGAATGCAGAACTACGTCCACCCGCTAACTGCCACCGAGCCCAACTTAAGCACACATGTGGCAAGCCTCACAAGCCCCCTCTCAACATAG AGTTATGGGCAGATGTGCAAGACAAGCAAAGGAGACACTACATGTTGGAGACAAATGAGAGCGTCAGTGAAGACGATGATGCCACTGACATCCAATCGGTGAAGAGTGGATGCAGTGATTGGGCAGAGCGCCGATCTGTTTATGAAGAGGCACAACCAGTGCAGGACAGTGACTCTCTGCCGAGCTCTCTGGACTCAGGATTCAGTCTCAGCCAGCTGGTGACACAGACTGTTCCACACAGAG GCCAGGGCCTGGAAAAAGAGgctgaaaaacatatttgtgACCACTGTGAAGCCCACACAGGCAGCGAAGAGGACAGCTTCCTAGACTCTCCATTGTCCGG GACTGAAGGAATTCTCCTGAAGGACCACATGCTGGGGTCAACCACCTCAGTGCATAAGAAGCACCCTCCTACCATAGGGTCTTCACTTGAATGGACATCCCCGTTGGCTCTGTTCCCAGTCTCTGACACTCAAGAGAGTCTGAATATCAGCCCCTCCCTCCTCAACTCTCCTTCCCGGGGCGTCACCAGCCACCTGCTGCCTGAAGGGCAAGATTACTTGCAAG caCTATTTGAAGATGTCTGGGTCAGCCCCAaagccagccctgccaaagcTCCCAGCTCGCCGGAACGTTCCCTGGATGATCCG GTCCTCCAGCTGAGGAATGGCGAAGAGCTGGATTCTCAGAGGGACGATGAAGACTCAAACTGGAGCCCTACCCAGCGGGGCCCTTCGTGGAAAAGATCCACCATCAGTAGGTGGCCAGGCAGCCACTCCAGGTTGAAAAAGAAATGCATCAACGGCTTCATCATGTTCTGTCGCGTCAACAGGAAGGTTTACCTGCG CTGCCATCCTGGCACCCCGTCCACTGTGGTCACGAAGGAGCTGGCGAATCTGTGGCACATCATGCCCAAGCAGGAGAAGCGCGTGTACAG CATGAAGGCTCGCCGCTTTAGCTGCCAGCAGAATCGCAATGTGAAGCTGAAGGGTGAGGTGGAAGGGGAGGAAGATGTTGTCCCAAGCCCTCTACACACACTGCTGGCTCACAGGGACTACACTGCAGCCAGAGCAATGCTCCAAAGGCACTCTCACACGCTGAGCTGCACAGAGAACATTTAA
- the qpctla gene encoding glutaminyl-peptide cyclotransferase-like a yields MSKSIRRYKSGAAGNGVALGRCERIRMPRAKVLLCCLCGLLAVAIALGFYMSGDLSSSSTRTHAVDLTKDKSSHRPSKLSAAQVKRLASHVSLTRLWETYLRPFLRERLPGTTGSKLVRQHIVSQLSSLSAGWLVETDPFSSPTPHGPVTFSNVLAVLDPAAPRRLLLACHYDSKAIQPPRGKAQKPFVGASDSAVPCAMILELVTALDGQLKSLTQQKVPLTLQLVFFDGEEAFQEWTATDSLYGSRHLAERMSRTSHPAGGPHATLLQAVDLFVLLDLIGAPDPLFVNHFDNTARWFDRLITAEKRLHKLGLLSSHPSEQSYFRKDVYLGPVQDDHIPFLQRGVPVLHLIATPFPSFWHTLQDTEENMHAPTVENLTKIMMVFLAEYLGF; encoded by the exons ATGTCAAAAAGCATCCGGAGGTACAAGAGCGGAGCGGCCGGCAACGGCGTGGCGCTCGGCCGCTGCGAGCGGATCCGGATGCCCCGGGcgaaggtgctgctgtgctgcctGTGCGGGTTGCTGGCCGTGGCCATCGCGCTCGGCTTCTACATGTCCGGCGActtaagcagcagcagcacacgGACCCACGCCGTGGATCTAACCAAAGACAAG TCGTCTCACAGGCCTTCGAAGCTGTCTGCGGCCCAGGTGAAGCGGCTCGCCTCCCATGTCAGCCTGACCCGCTTATGGGAGACCTACCTCCGGCCGTTCCTCAGAGAGAGGCTGCCGGGCACCACGGGCAGCAAGCTGGTGCGCCAG CACATCGTCTCCCAGCTGAGTTCCCTGTCTGCGGGCTGGTTGGTGGAGACGGACCCCTTCAGCTCCCCCACGCCGCACGGCCCCGTCACCTTTTCCAACGTGCTGGCGGTTCTGGACCCCGCCGCGCCTCGCCGGCTGCTGCTGGCCTGCCACTACGACTCCAAGGCCATCCAGCCGCCGCGGGGCAAGGCGCAGAAGCCGTTCGTGGGAGCCAGTGACTCGGCCGTGCCCTGTGCCATGATCCTGGAGCTGGTCACTGCTCTGGACGGCCAGCTGAAAAGCCTCACCCAGCAG AAGGTGCCGTTGACTCTGCAGCTTGTTTTCTTCGACGGCGAGGAGGCTTTCCAGGAGTGGACGGCCACAGACTCCTTGTACGGTTCCCGTCACCTGGCCGAACGTATGTCACGCACCAGTCATCCAGCAGGAGGCCCGCATGCCACACTGCTCCAGGCCGTG GATTTGTTTGTTCTACTGGACCTGATTGGGGCCCCCGACCCACTGTTCGTCAATCACTTTGACAACACTGCCCGCTGGTTTGACCGGCTCATCACAGCAG AGAAACGATTGCACAAGTTGGGCCTGCTGTCTTCCCACCCCAGTGAGCAGAGCTACTTCCGGAAGGATGTGTACCTGGGCCCCGTACAGGATGACCACATCCCTTTCTTACAGAGGG GGGTCCCTGTGCTTCATCTCATCGCTACGCCTTTCCCCTCCTTCTGGCACACGCTGCAGGATACCGAGGAGAACATGCACGCTCCCACCGTGGAGAACCTGACGAAGATCATGATGGTGTTCTTGGCGGAGTACCTGGGGTTCTGA
- the six9 gene encoding SIX homeobox 9: protein MTSSFSAEQVACVCEVLLQSGSMERLAAFLSSLPAWSSLQGQESVLKARAAVVFHQGRFTELYSLLEGFHFSPCSHPLLQQLWLRAHYLEAERQRGRPLGAVGKYRVRRKFPLPRTIWDGEETSYCFKEKSRSMLREWYCHKPYPSPREKRDLAAATGLTATQVSNWFKNRRQRDRAAQCRYREEEGSDRTPGAGYASSDEDFPHPRSPVTLYSCPHPPSRQPPVGVLGGGQL, encoded by the exons ATGACGTCCAGCTTCTCGGCGGAGCAGGTGGCGTGCGTTTGCGAGGTGCTCCTGCAGAGTGGCAGTATGGAGCGCCTGGCGGCCTTCCTGTCCTCACTCCCGGCCTGGTCGAGCCTGCAAGGGCAGGAGAGCGTGCTGAAGGCCCGCGCGGCTGTGGTTTTCCACCAGGGCCGCTTCACAGAGCTCTACAGCCTTCTGGAGGGCTTTCACTTCTCTCCCTGCAGTCACCCACTTCTGCAGCAGCTTTGGCTGCGTGCGCATTATCTAGAGGCTGAACGGCAGCGGGGGCGCCCCCTGGGGGCCGTGGGCAAGTATCGCGTGCGGCGCAAGTTTCCCTTGCCCAGGACCATTTGGGACGGAGAGGAGACGAGTTACTGCTTTAAG GAGAAATCTCGCAGCATGCTCAGAGAGTGGTATTGCCACAAACCGTATCCATCGCCCCGTGAGAAGCGAGACCTAGCGGCTGCCACCGGCCTCACTGCGACACAGGTCAGCAACTGGTTCAAGAACCGGCGCCAGAGGGATCGGGCCGCCCAGTGCCGGTATAG GGAAGAAGAGGGGTCAGATAGGACCCCCGGAGCAGGATATGCAAGTTCCGATGAAGACTTCCCCCATCCAAGGAGCCCAGTCACTTTGTACAGCTGCCCGCACCCCCCTTCCCGTCAGCCCCCAGTGGGCGTCCTGGGTGGAGGGCAGTTATGA